A single genomic interval of Streptomyces sp. BA2 harbors:
- a CDS encoding serine-threonine protein kinase has product MGRVEPYWELTFDADGDVDTTQRDHLLAEVADEHITDLLVLAHGWNNDQDMATDLYRRFFAPCQDLAGPRVRLGYVGVLWPAIRFPDEPIPDFEPSLTATGPGPAPGAGPLLDEPTRLLLERTFPDHEAEIRLIGGLLAERSEVPSRLYQYGRLVRDLVAVHQNSAAQRFANDTWTGEPAMLTDDAVEVCQVFAAAMEGTGQQELFGSLRKRLWNGAHELLRQASYYAMKRRAGSVGQLGLGPAIGLLAREAPDLRVHLIGHSFGARLVSYTLRGMPASVRSVKSTTLLQGAFSHYAFSKRLPHAPTRSGALNGVQRRIDGPLVSCYSRHDDALGKIYPLASKIAGDSSTFLGLWERWGAIGYDGIRAVDGARRVKLGRAIPAKGCVSVDASSVVRRGGPPSGAHSDICHEELARVVFAAGRIALT; this is encoded by the coding sequence ATGGGCCGCGTGGAGCCCTACTGGGAACTGACCTTCGACGCCGACGGGGATGTCGACACCACGCAACGCGACCACCTCCTCGCCGAGGTGGCCGACGAGCACATCACCGATCTCCTCGTCCTCGCGCACGGCTGGAACAACGACCAAGACATGGCGACCGACCTCTACCGGCGGTTCTTCGCACCCTGCCAGGACCTCGCGGGCCCGCGCGTACGCCTGGGATACGTGGGTGTGCTCTGGCCCGCCATCCGCTTCCCCGACGAGCCGATCCCGGATTTCGAACCCTCGCTCACGGCCACCGGGCCGGGCCCGGCACCGGGCGCGGGGCCCCTGCTCGACGAGCCGACCCGGCTCCTTCTGGAACGCACGTTCCCCGACCACGAGGCCGAGATCCGGCTGATCGGGGGGCTGCTGGCAGAGCGCTCCGAAGTGCCGTCGCGGCTCTACCAGTACGGTCGTCTCGTACGCGATCTGGTCGCCGTGCACCAGAACAGCGCCGCCCAGCGCTTCGCCAACGACACCTGGACGGGCGAGCCCGCCATGCTGACCGACGACGCGGTCGAGGTCTGCCAGGTGTTCGCCGCGGCGATGGAGGGCACCGGCCAGCAGGAGCTCTTCGGCAGCCTGCGCAAGCGGCTGTGGAACGGGGCGCACGAACTCCTGCGCCAGGCCAGCTACTACGCCATGAAACGCCGGGCGGGCTCCGTGGGCCAGCTGGGCCTCGGCCCCGCGATCGGACTGCTCGCCCGCGAGGCTCCGGACCTGCGGGTGCACCTCATCGGGCACAGCTTCGGCGCGCGGCTCGTGTCGTACACACTGCGCGGCATGCCGGCGTCGGTGCGCAGCGTGAAGTCCACGACCCTGCTCCAAGGGGCCTTCTCGCACTACGCGTTCTCCAAGCGCCTGCCGCACGCGCCCACGCGCAGCGGCGCGCTGAACGGCGTACAGCGGCGGATCGACGGGCCGCTGGTGTCCTGCTACTCCCGGCACGACGACGCCCTGGGCAAGATCTATCCCCTGGCGTCGAAGATCGCCGGTGACTCCTCGACCTTCCTCGGCCTGTGGGAGCGCTGGGGCGCCATCGGGTACGACGGCATCCGGGCGGTGGACGGTGCCAGGCGCGTCAAGCTGGGCCGGGCGATCCCCGCCAAGGGGTGTGTGAGCGTGGACGCCTCGTCGGTGGTGCGGCGCGGCGGTCCGCCCTCCGGCGCGCACAGCGACATCTGCCACGAGGAGCTGGCGCGTGTCGTGTTCGCCGCAGGACGGATCGCTCTGACGTAA
- a CDS encoding penicillin acylase family protein, with the protein MRRRIVRLRTLTATAALALAASLLAPQPGAAADEPPPVTATDHCEGQCADVLPPGANGNATLAEILAHRVLGTQPKHANDQLGPYDALSSGYQSLTDDKLTEFFNDASFGVRDGQVASVTKPRDDVTITRDKKYGIPHIKGSTRYGTEFGAGFAAGQDRLWLIDLFRHIGRGQLTSFAGGAPANQGLEQQFWPQAPYTEKDLEKQVEYIKSTQGERGKQAMEDAQAYVDGLNAYRVKAKNGRYFPGEYVLTGKIDAITNIGEIEPFKVTDMIALASVVGGLFGNGGGGEVDSALSLLKSQEKYGIEKGTKVWESFRARNDPEAVQTIHDGTSFPYAGKPENARGTAMPDAGSVEREQLVYDREGGAKSASSAPKDPVKAPKKLEPLQGMYDDGVLPADLFKQDGQKKGMSNALLVSGKHTASGNPVAVFGPQTGYFAPQLLMQQELQGPGISARGVSFAGVGMYVQLGRGQDYAWSATSAGQDITDTYAVELCEPGGGAPTKQSAHYLHHGTCTPMEKLERKNAWKPTLADSTAAGSYRMQVFRTKYGVVTHRASVDGKPVAYVSLRSTYRHEADSIIGFQMLNDPSYVKDASTFKKAAQNISYAFNWFYADSRDTAYYNSGANPERAKDIDPALPVKAQQAYEWRDFDPENNTSAQTPAAEHPQSVNQDYYISWNNKQAKDFSTAGFGLSAVHRGDLLDGRVKKLTEEGGVTRASLTQAMSEAAVTDLRGEQVLPELLKVVRSEPVTDPQQAKAIQQLEAWRKAGSQRNQTAAGSKTYAHPDAVRIMDAWWPLLIEAEFKPGMGKELYDALTAQLGTDESPSAGHGPTGAHAGSAFQYGWWGYADKDLRAVLGQPVEGKLGDAYCGEGKLDACRDVLLATLTQAVAKPATEVYPGDDSCKPGEQWCADSIIHRALGGITHGPIQWQNRPTYQQVVEFPKHR; encoded by the coding sequence ATGCGACGACGCATCGTCCGGCTCAGAACCCTCACCGCCACCGCGGCGCTCGCGCTCGCCGCGTCTCTCCTCGCGCCGCAGCCGGGGGCGGCAGCCGACGAGCCGCCACCGGTCACCGCCACGGACCACTGCGAGGGGCAATGTGCTGACGTGCTGCCGCCCGGTGCGAACGGCAACGCCACGCTCGCCGAGATCCTCGCGCACCGCGTCCTCGGCACCCAGCCCAAGCACGCGAACGACCAACTCGGGCCCTACGACGCACTCTCCTCCGGCTATCAGTCCCTCACCGACGACAAGCTGACGGAGTTCTTCAACGACGCCTCCTTCGGCGTCCGCGACGGCCAGGTCGCCTCCGTCACCAAGCCGCGCGACGACGTGACGATCACCCGGGACAAGAAGTACGGCATCCCGCACATCAAGGGCTCCACGCGCTACGGCACCGAGTTCGGCGCGGGCTTCGCGGCCGGGCAGGACCGGCTCTGGCTCATCGACCTGTTCCGGCACATCGGCCGCGGCCAGCTCACCTCGTTCGCGGGCGGCGCTCCCGCCAACCAGGGCCTTGAGCAGCAGTTCTGGCCGCAGGCCCCGTACACGGAGAAGGACCTGGAGAAGCAGGTCGAGTACATCAAGTCGACCCAGGGCGAGCGCGGCAAGCAGGCCATGGAGGACGCCCAGGCCTATGTCGACGGGCTCAACGCCTACCGTGTGAAGGCGAAGAACGGCCGCTACTTCCCCGGTGAGTACGTCCTCACCGGCAAGATCGACGCGATCACCAACATCGGCGAGATCGAGCCCTTCAAGGTCACCGATATGATCGCCCTCGCCTCCGTCGTCGGCGGGCTCTTCGGCAACGGCGGCGGCGGAGAGGTCGACTCGGCACTCTCCCTCCTCAAGTCCCAGGAGAAGTACGGCATCGAGAAGGGCACGAAGGTCTGGGAGTCCTTCCGGGCCCGCAACGACCCCGAGGCCGTCCAGACGATCCACGACGGCACGAGCTTCCCGTACGCGGGCAAGCCGGAGAACGCGCGCGGCACCGCGATGCCCGACGCGGGCTCGGTCGAGCGCGAACAGCTCGTCTACGACCGGGAAGGCGGCGCCAAGTCCGCGTCCAGCGCCCCCAAGGACCCGGTGAAGGCGCCCAAGAAGCTCGAACCGCTCCAGGGGATGTACGACGACGGGGTGCTGCCCGCCGACCTGTTCAAGCAGGACGGCCAGAAGAAGGGCATGTCGAACGCTCTTCTCGTCTCCGGGAAGCACACCGCGAGCGGCAACCCGGTCGCCGTGTTCGGCCCGCAGACCGGCTACTTCGCCCCGCAGCTCCTGATGCAGCAGGAGCTCCAGGGCCCCGGCATCAGCGCGCGCGGCGTCTCCTTCGCGGGCGTCGGCATGTACGTCCAGCTGGGGCGCGGCCAGGACTACGCCTGGTCGGCCACGTCCGCCGGGCAGGACATCACGGACACCTACGCCGTGGAGCTCTGCGAACCGGGCGGCGGCGCCCCCACGAAGCAGTCCGCCCACTATCTCCACCACGGCACCTGCACCCCCATGGAGAAGCTGGAGCGCAAGAACGCCTGGAAGCCGACCCTCGCCGATTCCACCGCGGCGGGCTCCTACCGCATGCAGGTGTTCCGCACGAAATACGGCGTCGTGACGCACCGCGCGAGCGTCGACGGCAAGCCCGTCGCGTACGTCTCGCTGCGCTCCACCTACCGCCACGAGGCCGACTCGATCATCGGCTTCCAGATGCTCAACGATCCCTCGTACGTCAAGGACGCCTCGACCTTCAAGAAGGCGGCCCAGAACATCAGCTACGCCTTCAACTGGTTCTACGCCGACTCGCGCGACACCGCGTACTACAACAGCGGCGCCAACCCGGAGCGCGCGAAGGACATCGACCCCGCCCTGCCGGTGAAGGCCCAACAGGCATACGAATGGCGGGACTTCGACCCGGAGAACAACACCTCCGCGCAGACCCCGGCCGCCGAGCACCCGCAGTCCGTCAACCAGGACTACTACATCTCCTGGAACAACAAACAGGCCAAGGACTTCAGCACGGCGGGCTTCGGCCTGAGCGCCGTGCACCGCGGTGACCTGCTCGACGGACGGGTGAAGAAGCTCACCGAGGAGGGCGGCGTCACACGGGCCTCGCTGACCCAGGCCATGTCCGAGGCGGCGGTCACCGACCTGCGCGGCGAACAGGTGCTGCCCGAGCTGCTCAAGGTGGTGCGGAGCGAGCCCGTCACCGACCCCCAGCAGGCGAAGGCCATCCAGCAGTTGGAGGCCTGGCGGAAGGCGGGCTCGCAGCGGAACCAGACGGCGGCGGGCTCCAAGACGTACGCCCACCCCGACGCCGTACGCATCATGGACGCCTGGTGGCCCCTGCTGATCGAGGCCGAGTTCAAGCCGGGCATGGGCAAGGAGCTGTACGACGCTCTGACGGCGCAGCTCGGCACCGACGAGTCACCCTCCGCCGGGCACGGCCCGACCGGGGCGCACGCCGGATCGGCCTTCCAGTACGGCTGGTGGGGTTACGCGGACAAGGATCTGCGGGCCGTGCTCGGACAGCCCGTCGAGGGAAAGCTCGGGGACGCGTACTGCGGCGAGGGCAAGCTCGACGCCTGCCGTGACGTGCTCCTGGCCACCCTGACGCAGGCCGTCGCCAAGCCCGCGACCGAGGTCTATCCCGGCGACGACAGCTGCAAGCCCGGCGAGCAGTGGTGCGCGGACTCGATCATCCACCGTGCGCTCGGCGGGATCACGCACGGGCCGATCCAGTGGCAGAACCGGCCCACCTACCAGCAGGTCGTCGAGTTCCCCAAGCACCGCTAG
- a CDS encoding 3-keto-5-aminohexanoate cleavage protein — MMQVCVNGARGASDGAVIPLSPGAMAESVAEAVAAGARDVHVHPKSPCGQDTLAPRAVAAALEAVRSVTSVPVGVTTGAWADPDPEQRVAHIRAWTVLPDHASVNWHEPGAEAVAEALLDRGVGVEAGIWSGTDAAEQFAASPLGPRVLRVLAEVTDPDPATARDSARALLAVIGRAHGRPVLLHGEEGGTWPVLRLAGRLGLATRIGLEDTLALPDGEPATSNAQLVRAALSASASA, encoded by the coding sequence GTGATGCAGGTATGTGTGAACGGCGCCCGCGGCGCGAGCGATGGTGCGGTGATCCCGTTGTCGCCCGGGGCGATGGCCGAGTCCGTGGCGGAAGCCGTCGCGGCCGGTGCTCGGGATGTTCATGTACACCCCAAGTCCCCTTGTGGGCAAGACACGTTGGCGCCACGTGCGGTTGCGGCCGCGCTGGAAGCGGTCCGTTCCGTGACCTCCGTACCGGTCGGCGTGACCACGGGCGCCTGGGCCGACCCGGACCCCGAACAGCGGGTGGCGCACATCCGCGCGTGGACGGTGCTGCCCGATCACGCGTCGGTGAACTGGCACGAGCCGGGCGCGGAGGCGGTGGCCGAGGCGCTCCTGGACCGGGGCGTGGGCGTGGAGGCGGGCATCTGGTCCGGCACGGACGCGGCGGAGCAGTTCGCGGCGTCCCCACTCGGCCCGCGCGTCCTGCGGGTCCTCGCGGAGGTGACGGACCCCGACCCGGCGACGGCACGCGACTCGGCCCGCGCTCTTCTCGCCGTGATCGGCCGGGCGCACGGCCGCCCCGTCCTGCTGCACGGCGAGGAGGGCGGCACCTGGCCCGTGCTGCGCCTCGCGGGGCGCCTGGGTCTCGCGACCCGCATCGGCCTTGAGGACACGCTGGCCCTGCCGGACGGTGAACCGGCCACGTCCAACGCCCAGTTGGTCCGGGCGGCGCTGTCCGCGTCCGCGTCCGCCTAA
- a CDS encoding MaoC family dehydratase: protein MAEPRIFASADDLRAGVGEQLGHSEWLEVDQKRIDLFADATGDHQWIHVDAEKAAQGPFKTTIAHGYLTLSLLPSLVPQVMRVEGMKMGVNYGTNKVRFPSPVPSGSRVRATAVLKEVEQTKDGGVQVTAVVTVEREGAEKPACVAESVSRYYF from the coding sequence ATGGCAGAGCCGAGGATCTTCGCGTCGGCCGACGACCTGCGTGCCGGAGTCGGCGAGCAGCTCGGGCACAGCGAATGGCTGGAGGTCGACCAGAAGCGGATCGACCTGTTCGCCGACGCCACGGGCGACCACCAGTGGATCCACGTGGACGCGGAGAAGGCGGCGCAGGGCCCCTTCAAGACGACCATCGCGCACGGCTATCTGACGCTGTCGCTGCTGCCGAGCCTGGTGCCGCAGGTCATGCGGGTCGAGGGCATGAAGATGGGTGTCAATTACGGCACCAACAAGGTCCGCTTCCCCTCGCCGGTCCCCTCGGGCTCCCGGGTGCGGGCGACCGCCGTGCTCAAGGAGGTCGAGCAGACCAAGGACGGCGGCGTGCAGGTGACGGCCGTGGTCACCGTCGAGCGCGAGGGCGCCGAGAAGCCCGCCTGCGTCGCGGAGTCGGTGTCCCGCTACTACTTCTGA
- a CDS encoding TetR/AcrR family transcriptional regulator: protein MSTAEKTEGEDLPWGEVTPDAARRLLIAAVEAFAERGYHATTTRDIAGRAGMSPAALYIHYKTKEELLHRISRIGHDKALRLLRDAADGPGTAAERLDDAVRSFVRWHADHHTTARVVQYELDALGEAHRTEIVALRRQSDAAVRDMINDGVRDGEFDVPDVPGTTLAVLSLCIDVARWFNVAGTRTPDEVGALYADLVLRMVGARQQAS from the coding sequence ATGAGCACGGCGGAGAAGACCGAGGGCGAGGACCTGCCATGGGGCGAGGTCACGCCTGATGCGGCGCGGCGGCTGCTGATCGCCGCCGTCGAGGCCTTCGCCGAGCGTGGGTACCACGCGACGACGACCCGGGACATCGCGGGCCGCGCCGGCATGAGCCCGGCGGCGCTCTACATCCACTACAAGACCAAGGAAGAGCTGCTCCACCGCATCAGCCGGATCGGCCACGACAAGGCGCTGCGGCTCCTGCGCGACGCGGCCGACGGTCCGGGCACCGCGGCGGAGCGGCTCGACGACGCCGTACGGTCCTTCGTCCGCTGGCACGCCGACCATCACACCACCGCCCGCGTGGTCCAGTACGAGCTGGACGCGCTCGGCGAGGCGCACCGCACGGAGATCGTCGCGCTGCGCCGCCAGTCGGACGCCGCCGTGCGGGACATGATCAACGACGGGGTCCGGGACGGGGAGTTCGACGTCCCCGACGTGCCGGGCACCACGCTGGCCGTGCTCTCGCTCTGCATCGACGTGGCCCGCTGGTTCAACGTCGCAGGCACCCGGACGCCCGACGAGGTCGGCGCGCTCTACGCCGACCTCGTGCTGCGCATGGTGGGGGCCCGGCAGCAGGCCTCCTGA
- a CDS encoding YiaA/YiaB family inner membrane protein: protein MSETPVKQQSTTAYYGQAVASFAVALGAVAIGIYSLDVSGWIRAFLAISVLYLTTSAFTLAKVIRDRQEADQIVSRVDQARLEKILAEHDPFKPAA, encoded by the coding sequence ATGAGTGAGACACCGGTCAAGCAGCAGAGCACCACCGCCTACTACGGTCAGGCCGTCGCGTCGTTCGCCGTGGCGCTCGGCGCCGTGGCGATCGGCATCTACAGCCTCGACGTCAGCGGCTGGATCCGCGCCTTCCTCGCCATCTCCGTCCTGTACCTGACGACGTCCGCGTTCACCCTCGCCAAGGTGATCAGGGACCGGCAGGAGGCGGACCAGATCGTCAGCCGCGTCGACCAGGCCCGTCTGGAGAAGATTCTCGCCGAACACGACCCCTTCAAACCGGCCGCCTGA
- a CDS encoding acyl-CoA dehydrogenase family protein, with the protein MNLELSEEQTAVRQLAKDFVAREIAPHVIEWDRAESVDRGIVKKLGEVGFLGLTVDEEYGGSGGDHLAYCLVTEELGRGDSSVRGIVSVSLGLVAKTIAYWGSEEQKRQWLPGLTSGEYVGCFGLTEPGTGSDAGNLSTKAVRDGDDFVVNGSKMFITNGTWADVVLLFARTNDAPGHKGVSAFLVPTDTPGLSRRTIHGKLGLRGQATAELVLEDVRVPASAMIAPEGKGFSVAMSALAKGRMSVAAGCVGIAQAALDAAVAYATEREQFGKPIAGHQLVQELISDIAVDVDAARLLTWRVADLIDRGQPFTTESSKAKLFASEAAVRAANNALQVFGGYGYIDEYPAGKLLRDARVMTLYEGTSQIQKLVIGRALTGVSAF; encoded by the coding sequence ATGAACCTGGAGCTCAGCGAGGAGCAGACCGCCGTCCGGCAGCTGGCCAAGGACTTCGTGGCCCGCGAGATCGCGCCCCATGTCATCGAGTGGGACCGCGCCGAGAGCGTGGACCGGGGCATCGTGAAGAAGCTCGGCGAGGTCGGCTTCCTCGGGCTCACCGTCGACGAGGAGTACGGCGGCTCGGGCGGCGACCACCTCGCGTACTGCCTGGTGACCGAGGAGCTGGGGCGCGGTGACTCCTCCGTGCGCGGCATCGTGTCGGTCTCCCTTGGCCTCGTGGCCAAGACCATCGCGTACTGGGGGAGCGAGGAGCAGAAGCGGCAGTGGCTGCCCGGTCTCACCTCCGGTGAGTACGTCGGCTGCTTCGGGCTCACCGAGCCGGGCACCGGGTCCGACGCGGGGAACCTCTCGACCAAGGCCGTGCGCGACGGCGACGACTTCGTCGTCAACGGCTCCAAGATGTTCATCACGAACGGCACCTGGGCCGATGTCGTGCTGCTCTTCGCGCGGACCAACGACGCCCCAGGACACAAGGGCGTCTCCGCCTTCCTCGTGCCGACCGACACCCCCGGCCTGAGCCGCCGCACGATCCACGGCAAGCTCGGCCTGCGCGGCCAGGCCACCGCCGAGCTGGTCCTCGAGGACGTCCGCGTCCCGGCATCGGCCATGATCGCGCCCGAGGGCAAGGGCTTCTCGGTCGCCATGTCGGCGCTCGCCAAGGGGCGGATGTCGGTCGCCGCGGGCTGCGTGGGCATCGCCCAGGCCGCCCTCGACGCGGCCGTGGCGTACGCGACCGAGCGCGAGCAGTTCGGCAAGCCCATCGCGGGGCACCAGCTGGTGCAGGAGCTGATCAGCGACATCGCGGTGGACGTGGACGCCGCGCGCCTGCTGACCTGGCGCGTCGCCGACCTCATCGACCGCGGTCAGCCCTTCACCACGGAGTCCTCCAAGGCCAAGCTGTTCGCCTCCGAGGCCGCGGTGCGCGCCGCCAACAACGCGCTCCAGGTCTTCGGCGGCTACGGCTACATCGACGAGTACCCCGCGGGCAAACTGCTGCGCGACGCGCGCGTCATGACGCTCTACGAAGGCACGAGCCAGATCCAGAAGCTGGTCATCGGGCGGGCGCTGACCGGGGTTTCGGCGTTCTGA
- a CDS encoding TetR/AcrR family transcriptional regulator, which translates to MCRMARPRKPLLSRERIVETARALVDAEGLAAVSTRRLAAELGVSGPSLYNHFRTKDEILEAVADSVSAQVDLSMFEAADERDWRTALHDWAVSYRAALTLHPNIVPVLASGPGRRPAGLRLADAVFGAMVDAGWPAAQATSIGALMRYFIMGSALGSFAGGFVDDETAYDPADYPHLGQAHLLAERQQEIDERAFETGLRALLDGLTLQYAQVAAPTG; encoded by the coding sequence ATGTGCCGCATGGCCCGACCGCGCAAGCCCCTCCTCAGCAGAGAACGCATCGTCGAGACGGCGCGCGCGCTCGTGGACGCCGAGGGCCTCGCCGCCGTCTCGACGCGCCGCCTCGCCGCCGAGCTCGGGGTCAGCGGGCCCTCGCTCTACAACCACTTCCGCACGAAGGACGAGATCCTGGAGGCGGTCGCGGACTCGGTGAGCGCGCAGGTCGACCTGTCGATGTTCGAGGCCGCCGACGAGCGCGACTGGCGGACGGCGCTGCACGACTGGGCCGTCTCGTACCGCGCGGCGCTCACCCTGCACCCCAACATCGTTCCGGTGCTCGCGAGCGGCCCCGGCCGCCGCCCGGCCGGACTGCGGCTCGCGGACGCGGTGTTCGGGGCGATGGTCGACGCGGGCTGGCCCGCCGCGCAGGCCACGTCGATCGGCGCGCTGATGCGGTACTTCATCATGGGCTCGGCGCTCGGCTCCTTCGCCGGCGGCTTCGTGGACGACGAGACCGCATACGATCCGGCCGACTATCCGCACCTGGGCCAGGCGCATCTCCTGGCCGAGCGCCAGCAGGAGATCGACGAACGGGCCTTCGAGACGGGCCTTCGCGCGCTGCTCGACGGACTCACGCTCCAGTACGCGCAGGTGGCGGCGCCCACGGGGTGA
- a CDS encoding urea transporter codes for MRHSTDAGRRPFGAPVFAAQVLRGQAQVTFLPSAAAGAVFCAALFAAGWEYGLYGLVGTAVGTATARLLGAARDRVTTGLEGFNACLTALCFAVFLGAGHLSTAVLALAGCVVVTVVTAAATNLLAVWGLPSLTLPYCLLASVTTMAALGFERVWHHRVDPAALTQAASGPTALQPTDLARAFFAGFAQIFFMPQWYVGALVLLGLFVASRRAGAVACLGSLTGIGTAVALGAPAARIADGTMGYNAVLVALALCGVFLPVRGVTLAYALVGAATATIAGSAMTALLAPSGGHAFTWPFVLTTLAFLAAAKSFSRLGEPAAAPSVETEPQPATTAAVSGNSPVPQAP; via the coding sequence GTGCGGCACTCAACAGACGCCGGTCGCCGGCCTTTTGGCGCGCCGGTCTTCGCCGCCCAAGTCCTGCGCGGGCAGGCGCAGGTCACCTTCCTGCCCAGCGCGGCGGCGGGCGCCGTCTTCTGTGCGGCGCTCTTCGCGGCGGGCTGGGAGTACGGGCTCTACGGGCTTGTGGGAACGGCCGTCGGCACGGCCACGGCGCGGCTCCTCGGGGCGGCACGGGACCGCGTGACGACCGGGCTCGAAGGCTTCAACGCCTGCCTCACCGCGCTGTGTTTCGCGGTGTTCCTCGGCGCCGGTCACCTGTCCACGGCCGTGCTCGCCCTCGCGGGCTGCGTGGTGGTCACGGTCGTGACGGCTGCGGCCACCAACCTCCTCGCCGTCTGGGGCCTGCCCTCGCTCACACTCCCGTACTGCCTGCTCGCGAGCGTGACGACTATGGCGGCACTCGGCTTCGAGCGGGTCTGGCACCACAGGGTCGACCCGGCGGCGCTGACGCAGGCGGCGAGCGGTCCGACAGCGCTCCAACCCACCGATCTGGCGCGCGCGTTCTTCGCGGGATTCGCCCAGATCTTCTTCATGCCGCAGTGGTACGTCGGTGCGCTGGTGCTGCTCGGTCTCTTCGTCGCGAGCCGTCGCGCGGGGGCCGTGGCCTGCCTCGGCAGCCTGACCGGCATCGGCACCGCGGTCGCGCTCGGGGCGCCGGCCGCGCGGATCGCGGACGGGACAATGGGATACAACGCGGTGCTCGTGGCGCTCGCGCTGTGCGGCGTCTTCCTGCCCGTCCGGGGAGTGACGCTCGCGTACGCGCTCGTCGGTGCCGCCACGGCGACCATCGCGGGCTCGGCCATGACGGCGCTTCTCGCGCCGTCCGGCGGGCACGCGTTCACCTGGCCGTTCGTACTGACGACGCTCGCGTTCCTGGCGGCGGCGAAGTCCTTCTCGCGCCTGGGCGAACCGGCCGCGGCACCATCGGTGGAGACGGAGCCGCAGCCGGCCACGACCGCTGCCGTCAGCGGGAACTCGCCCGTCCCGCAAGCACCTTGA
- a CDS encoding MFS transporter has translation MDPAPISTAPPTAPASPADPHRRKVATAAALASAVEWYDYFVFGIAAALVLGDLYFPSGSSSAGVLAAFATFAVGFLARPIGGIIAGHLGDKRGRKPMLVLALTLMGLSTTGIGLLPTYETVGIAAPILLVTLRVFQGIAVGAQWGGAMLMATEYAPEGKRGLYGSLVQLGVPIGVVTANTVFLVAGAVTSESTFEAWGWRVPFMVGILVLVLAWYIHTRVEETPEFREAEKALAEKEKAQKGAGGEGGNSPLRTILRHHLGTVFLAGGSFAVNTATFYIIITGVLDYTTRELDMKRSAVLTVSLCVSLTQLALIPASAALSDRIGRLKIYALGAAGLAVWAVPMFLLIDTGSLLWLAVGTFVTSCFLSIMYGPQAALFAELFTAEMRYTGASLGYQIAAVFGGGLAPFVMVLLLEATGTSMAVAAYIIGLAVIALISIKVLAGRASSR, from the coding sequence ATGGACCCCGCACCGATCTCCACCGCTCCCCCCACCGCTCCCGCGTCACCGGCGGATCCCCACCGCCGCAAGGTGGCCACCGCGGCCGCCCTCGCGTCGGCCGTCGAGTGGTACGACTACTTCGTCTTCGGCATCGCAGCAGCCCTCGTCCTGGGCGACCTGTACTTCCCCTCCGGCAGCTCGTCCGCCGGAGTGCTCGCCGCGTTCGCCACCTTCGCCGTCGGCTTCCTGGCCCGCCCCATCGGCGGCATCATCGCGGGGCACCTCGGCGACAAGCGCGGCCGCAAGCCCATGCTGGTCCTCGCGCTGACCCTGATGGGCCTGTCCACCACGGGCATCGGCCTGCTCCCCACGTACGAGACGGTCGGCATCGCCGCGCCGATCCTCCTCGTCACCCTCCGCGTGTTCCAGGGCATCGCGGTCGGCGCGCAGTGGGGCGGCGCGATGCTGATGGCCACCGAGTACGCCCCCGAGGGCAAGCGCGGCCTCTACGGCAGCCTGGTCCAACTGGGCGTCCCCATCGGCGTGGTGACCGCCAACACGGTCTTCCTGGTCGCCGGGGCCGTCACCAGCGAGAGCACCTTCGAGGCGTGGGGCTGGCGGGTGCCCTTCATGGTCGGGATCCTCGTGCTCGTACTCGCCTGGTACATCCACACGCGTGTGGAGGAGACCCCGGAGTTCCGTGAGGCGGAGAAGGCGCTCGCGGAGAAGGAGAAGGCGCAGAAGGGCGCAGGCGGTGAAGGCGGCAACTCGCCTCTGCGCACCATCCTCCGCCACCACCTCGGCACCGTCTTCCTGGCGGGCGGCTCCTTCGCGGTGAACACCGCGACGTTCTACATCATCATCACCGGCGTCCTCGACTACACCACTCGCGAGCTCGACATGAAACGCAGCGCCGTCCTCACCGTCTCGCTCTGCGTCAGCCTCACCCAACTCGCCCTGATCCCGGCGTCCGCCGCGCTCTCCGACCGCATCGGACGGCTGAAGATCTACGCCCTTGGCGCCGCGGGGCTCGCGGTCTGGGCCGTGCCGATGTTCCTGCTCATCGACACAGGGTCGCTGCTGTGGCTGGCTGTCGGCACCTTCGTCACCAGCTGCTTCCTCAGCATCATGTACGGGCCGCAGGCCGCGCTGTTCGCGGAGCTGTTCACCGCCGAGATGCGCTACACGGGAGCCTCGCTCGGCTACCAGATCGCGGCCGTGTTCGGCGGCGGGCTCGCGCCGTTCGTGATGGTGCTGCTCCTGGAGGCGACGGGCACGTCGATGGCCGTCGCCGCGTACATCATCGGTCTCGCGGTGATCGCGCTGATCTCCATCAAGGTGCTTGCGGGACGGGCGAGTTCCCGCTGA